Proteins encoded in a region of the Globicephala melas chromosome 1, mGloMel1.2, whole genome shotgun sequence genome:
- the LOC115859934 gene encoding protein CDV3 homolog, with protein MKINSEKKKKENEKREDPDDNREEGRGGGGDVETSSGTWNKTAPVQTSAPVVVTETPELTMTRGMYRPLGVRLTTARKAPQGPLEIYSDTQFPSPQSTAKHVESQNRYLK; from the exons atgaaaataaattctg aaaaaaaaaagaaagaaaatgaaaaaagagaagatccAGATGATAATCGGGAAGAAGgtagaggtggtggtggtgatgtagAAACATCTTCAGGTACCTGGAATAAAACAGCTCCTGTACAAACATCTGCTCCAGTAGTTGTTACAGAAACCCCAGAACTGACAATGACTAGAGGCATGTATAGGCCTCTTGGGGTCAGGTTGACCACAGCAAGGAAAGCACCACAAGGACCACTAGAAATCTACAGTGATACACAGTTCCCATCCCCGCAGTCCACTGCCAAGCATGTAGAAAGCCAGAATAGGTATTTAAAATGA